The following coding sequences are from one Prochlorococcus sp. MIT 0604 window:
- a CDS encoding DUF1643 domain-containing protein, producing the protein MKNLFLERNCLISANKLYRWSLSYKISKSTKEIIFIGLNPSLSDQVFLDNTTKKIIKISKNNNYGKVKLINLFALISSKPEKLFNHKNPVGHLNNNHINKNLKHWSENKNCDLWIGWGNKGKFLNRNKKISKKIMQYNSIRKNNFDNPLGPLLIKKTIKDNPIHPLYCSDNSILQSYF; encoded by the coding sequence TTGAAAAATTTATTTCTAGAAAGAAATTGTTTAATAAGTGCTAACAAACTATATAGATGGAGTTTAAGTTATAAGATTTCTAAATCTACAAAGGAAATTATTTTTATTGGTTTAAATCCCTCATTATCGGATCAAGTTTTCTTAGATAATACAACAAAAAAGATAATCAAAATTTCGAAAAACAATAATTATGGCAAAGTAAAGTTAATCAATCTATTTGCTCTGATTTCAAGCAAACCAGAAAAACTTTTTAATCACAAAAATCCTGTGGGTCATCTAAACAATAATCATATTAATAAAAACTTAAAACACTGGTCTGAAAATAAAAATTGTGATTTATGGATAGGTTGGGGTAACAAAGGAAAATTTCTGAATAGAAATAAAAAAATATCAAAAAAAATAATGCAATATAACTCAATTAGGAAAAATAATTTTGATAATCCTCTTGGACCGCTTTTAATTAAAAAAACAATCAAAGATAATCCAATACATCCTCTATACTGTTCTGATAATTCCATCCTCCAATCTTATTTTTAG
- a CDS encoding NAD(P)/FAD-dependent oxidoreductase, translated as MEPFDLAVVGGGAAGFMTAITAAENGVKKIIILEGTSKLMEKVRISGGGRCNVTNATWIPNELIENYPRGGIKLLESFNRFAAGDVYDWFEKKGLKLKIEEDLRVFPVSNSSSDVIDCLRKSALSKNVEIITKFFVKEISKTPDNIFNIFSLKKAKVTSKNIILSTGGNPSGYKLAQNLGHNIVKPVPSLFTFATKEPNLDECSGVSIKGIDIEIKLKNKNFQNRGDLLITHWGFSGPVVLKLSSIAARELYSQKYKFNLIIKWSALSYEELKEKVNYLRLNKGKVNLINSRPVPLLTKRLWIFLLNKIGIEKEKKWGDLLADEREKMINILMKDKYIISGKGQFGEEFVTSGGVKINEVNFKSMESLICPGLFFSGEVLDVDGITGGFNFQHCWTSGWIAGMAVSKLKH; from the coding sequence TTGGAACCTTTTGATTTAGCAGTTGTAGGAGGCGGTGCAGCTGGTTTTATGACAGCAATAACTGCTGCTGAAAATGGAGTAAAAAAAATAATAATTCTTGAAGGCACTTCAAAACTTATGGAGAAAGTAAGGATTAGTGGAGGGGGGAGATGTAACGTCACTAATGCGACATGGATACCTAATGAACTAATTGAGAATTACCCCAGAGGTGGAATTAAGCTCTTGGAATCATTTAATCGTTTTGCTGCTGGAGATGTATATGATTGGTTTGAGAAAAAAGGGTTAAAATTAAAAATTGAGGAAGATCTGAGAGTATTCCCAGTGTCTAACTCTTCTTCGGATGTTATTGATTGTTTGAGAAAAAGTGCTTTATCAAAAAATGTAGAGATAATAACAAAATTTTTTGTAAAAGAAATTTCAAAAACTCCAGATAATATATTCAATATTTTTAGTCTTAAAAAAGCAAAGGTAACTTCAAAAAATATTATTCTTTCAACTGGAGGTAATCCAAGCGGATATAAATTAGCTCAAAATCTTGGACATAACATTGTTAAACCTGTACCATCGCTTTTTACTTTTGCTACAAAAGAACCAAATTTGGATGAATGTAGTGGGGTATCGATAAAGGGCATAGATATAGAAATTAAATTAAAAAATAAGAATTTTCAAAATAGAGGTGATTTACTGATAACACATTGGGGTTTTAGTGGACCAGTAGTATTAAAACTTTCATCAATTGCAGCAAGGGAACTTTATAGCCAAAAATATAAATTTAATCTAATCATTAAATGGTCTGCTTTAAGTTATGAGGAGTTAAAAGAAAAAGTTAACTATTTAAGATTAAATAAAGGTAAGGTGAATCTAATTAACAGTAGACCTGTTCCACTATTAACAAAAAGATTATGGATTTTTTTATTAAATAAAATAGGTATTGAAAAAGAGAAAAAGTGGGGTGATTTACTGGCGGATGAAAGAGAGAAAATGATAAATATTCTAATGAAGGATAAATATATAATTTCGGGCAAAGGACAATTTGGAGAGGAATTTGTTACTTCTGGAGGCGTAAAAATTAATGAAGTCAATTTTAAAAGTATGGAGAGCTTAATTTGTCCAGGATTATTTTTTTCAGGAGAAGTTTTAGATGTTGATGGGATCACAGGTGGTTTTAATTTTCAACATTGTTGGACAAGTGGATGGATCGCTGGGATGGCAGTCTCAAAGCTCAAACATTAA
- a CDS encoding pirin-like bicupin family protein gives MSLKIIKIRKSHERFRSTREWLNSMHSFSFAEHRDPKWDNFGKIRVINEDIISPNAGFNTHSHANMEIITVVTKGAITHRDSLNNLGKIHKDEVQVMSAGTGISHSEKNEENETCKLFQIWIYPQKENINPRYDQISLNEKLWDNLIFNYKDLKNNKLFLNQSISIWRCKYKPIKEKKLPLKIDKYNWIQIIEGNLLLKSKDSNSNICLESGDGMGFEVNYYDDVYIDTEKKLDFLLFSMPSL, from the coding sequence ATGTCTTTGAAAATAATTAAAATAAGGAAATCTCACGAAAGATTTAGATCGACTAGAGAATGGCTAAATTCGATGCATTCATTTTCTTTCGCAGAGCATAGAGATCCAAAATGGGATAATTTTGGGAAAATTAGAGTTATAAACGAAGATATTATTTCTCCTAATGCAGGATTTAATACACATTCTCATGCAAATATGGAAATAATTACTGTCGTAACAAAAGGAGCAATAACTCATAGAGACTCTTTAAATAATCTTGGGAAAATCCACAAAGATGAAGTACAAGTTATGTCTGCAGGTACTGGAATCTCTCATAGCGAGAAGAATGAAGAAAATGAGACCTGTAAGTTGTTCCAGATTTGGATATACCCTCAAAAAGAAAATATCAACCCCCGATATGATCAAATTTCATTAAATGAAAAGTTGTGGGATAATCTTATTTTTAATTACAAAGACTTAAAAAATAATAAGCTTTTTCTAAATCAAAGTATCTCTATATGGCGTTGTAAATATAAGCCAATTAAAGAAAAAAAATTGCCATTAAAAATCGATAAATATAATTGGATACAAATAATAGAAGGTAATCTTTTATTAAAAAGTAAAGACTCTAATTCAAATATATGTCTCGAATCTGGAGATGGCATGGGTTTTGAAGTTAATTATTATGATGATGTCTATATAGATACTGAAAAAAAACTAGATTTTCTCTTATTTTCGATGCCTTCCTTGTAA
- a CDS encoding DoxX family protein has translation MLSTILTKSFSKDTALLILRVITGTVLIHHGYEKLANIENFADAFVRPLHLPFPIFLSYIAAFSEIGGSWLLIIGLATRFGALAIVGTISVAIYHALVTSGFNIFLLELLLLYFASATSIALTGPGNFSLDEVIIRILKSEDDEEIVPSTKAKPSKQVEVKEETSKGGLFQFLQANILSDTSS, from the coding sequence GTGCTTTCAACAATTCTTACCAAGTCGTTTAGCAAAGATACTGCTTTATTAATTCTTAGAGTTATAACTGGAACTGTTCTTATTCATCACGGTTATGAGAAATTAGCAAATATAGAAAATTTCGCTGATGCTTTTGTAAGACCATTACATCTCCCATTCCCAATATTTTTATCATACATAGCGGCATTCTCAGAAATAGGTGGTAGTTGGTTGCTAATTATCGGCTTAGCCACAAGATTCGGAGCTTTGGCAATTGTTGGAACAATTTCTGTCGCTATATATCATGCACTGGTTACTTCAGGTTTTAATATTTTCTTACTAGAGCTTTTACTTTTGTATTTTGCTTCAGCAACTTCAATTGCATTAACAGGTCCCGGTAATTTCTCTTTAGATGAAGTCATTATCAGAATTTTGAAATCAGAAGATGATGAGGAAATTGTACCCTCAACAAAAGCAAAACCTTCCAAACAAGTTGAAGTTAAAGAAGAAACAAGTAAAGGTGGCTTATTTCAATTTTTGCAAGCGAACATACTCTCAGATACTTCAAGCTAA
- a CDS encoding FAD-binding domain-containing protein: MSFLLKAQNTWENFAKYKIDDYAKLRNFDFGPNNESSVSKLSPFITHRILSEYDLIFDIKSKYKIKNSTKFVEEIFWRVYWRGWMENRPKVWRNFISENNLDFDYELYESAINGNTELDFFNSWVHELKQYNYLHNHTRMWFASTWIFNLGLPWQLGAKFFFKYLFDGDASSNLLSWRWVGGLQTKGKQYLFSSSNLRKFSNNRFNVEKISNKQIFLEESNQTPFEDQIYKNDMDPKSDNLIMFENDLHIATLENLLPSYKKVFIILLKNEQRQIKLSESVLKFKQDLVSEFVEQFDNVEQLDSYLLENTFKNTNEIDIIYPGVGENYDFITEFKNLNHKKIFNLVRDEDLFAWKFAKRGFFKFKENIPKINQRILENSSKNNL, encoded by the coding sequence ATGTCATTTTTATTAAAAGCTCAAAATACCTGGGAAAATTTTGCGAAATACAAAATTGATGATTATGCAAAATTAAGAAATTTTGATTTTGGGCCCAATAACGAAAGTTCGGTTTCAAAATTATCGCCTTTTATTACCCATAGAATTTTATCGGAATATGATCTGATCTTTGATATTAAAAGTAAGTACAAAATCAAAAATTCAACTAAGTTTGTTGAAGAAATATTTTGGAGAGTTTACTGGAGAGGGTGGATGGAAAATAGACCTAAAGTTTGGAGAAATTTTATTTCAGAAAACAATCTCGATTTTGATTATGAGCTATATGAAAGTGCAATTAATGGCAATACAGAATTAGATTTTTTTAATTCTTGGGTCCATGAATTAAAGCAGTACAACTATTTGCATAACCATACAAGAATGTGGTTTGCGAGTACTTGGATATTTAATTTAGGCCTCCCATGGCAATTGGGAGCAAAGTTTTTCTTTAAATATCTTTTTGATGGAGATGCTTCATCTAATCTCCTTAGCTGGAGATGGGTCGGAGGATTGCAAACGAAGGGAAAACAATATCTTTTTTCATCATCAAACCTCAGAAAGTTTTCAAATAATAGATTTAATGTAGAAAAAATAAGTAATAAACAAATTTTTCTTGAAGAATCTAATCAAACACCATTTGAAGATCAGATTTATAAAAATGATATGGATCCTAAATCAGATAATCTGATTATGTTTGAAAATGATCTGCACATTGCAACCCTTGAAAATTTACTTCCAAGCTATAAAAAAGTATTTATTATCCTTTTAAAAAATGAACAAAGACAAATTAAATTGTCTGAATCTGTTTTGAAATTTAAACAAGACTTGGTCTCTGAATTTGTAGAGCAATTTGATAATGTTGAACAGCTTGATTCTTATTTACTGGAAAATACTTTTAAAAATACCAACGAAATAGACATTATTTATCCTGGAGTGGGAGAAAATTATGATTTCATAACTGAGTTTAAAAATTTAAACCATAAAAAAATTTTTAATCTTGTGAGGGATGAAGATTTATTTGCTTGGAAATTTGCTAAAAGAGGGTTTTTTAAATTTAAAGAAAATATTCCAAAAATAAATCAGAGAATATTAGAAAATTCTTCAAAAAATAATTTGTAA
- the murD gene encoding UDP-N-acetylmuramoyl-L-alanine--D-glutamate ligase produces MIDNHSSKGNINLIIGLGKSGFWAAKYLRSINKRVIVWESKDGIEFLERKTELEELNILVYLNKEFVFEEIQPFVKEIESVVVSPSIPYNHKTIIELKKKGIKVIGEINVAWEILKDTNWIGITGTNGKTTVTHLLSHILCDTGLYAPFAGNIGTPLCKYAHSKKDEKIDWVVAELSSYQIEISPEVKPNIGIWTTFTEDHLERHKTLENYFNIKKSLLEKSDFRIYNYDDKNLRNHYTSLSSGVWITTSFDKSNFIQCDYWIDDQAYIVERGKKLFKLEHFSLKGMHNLQNLLLVIAAARKVGLSGKKIKDSLSNYKQLPHRMETIYKNNDLEIINDSKATNFDSSIAGINSIEGQIIIIAGGRLKGHEYSEWIKVLKKKVKCVFLFGESSKVLKMALINEGFKKNIFEFSELKELLNFVFHYLQNNRFGTLLFSPSCSSFDQFKNYEERGDYFKKLISEKLKVNKSIFC; encoded by the coding sequence ATGATAGATAATCATTCTAGTAAAGGAAATATTAATCTTATAATTGGATTAGGTAAATCTGGATTTTGGGCTGCCAAGTATTTGAGAAGCATCAATAAGAGAGTAATTGTTTGGGAAAGTAAAGATGGGATAGAATTCTTAGAAAGAAAAACAGAATTAGAAGAGCTTAATATACTAGTTTATCTGAATAAAGAATTTGTATTTGAAGAAATTCAACCTTTTGTGAAAGAGATCGAATCTGTTGTTGTAAGTCCATCAATACCTTATAACCATAAAACTATTATTGAATTAAAAAAAAAGGGAATTAAAGTAATTGGAGAAATTAATGTTGCATGGGAAATTTTAAAAGACACAAATTGGATAGGTATTACTGGCACTAATGGCAAGACTACTGTTACTCATCTACTAAGCCATATACTCTGTGATACTGGATTATATGCTCCTTTTGCTGGAAATATTGGTACACCTTTATGTAAATATGCTCACTCCAAAAAAGATGAAAAAATTGATTGGGTTGTAGCTGAATTAAGCAGTTATCAAATAGAAATATCTCCAGAAGTAAAACCTAATATTGGAATATGGACAACCTTCACAGAAGATCATCTTGAAAGACATAAAACACTTGAAAACTATTTCAACATAAAAAAAAGCTTGCTAGAAAAATCTGATTTTAGAATTTATAATTATGACGATAAAAATCTAAGAAATCACTACACTTCGCTATCAAGTGGGGTTTGGATAACAACTAGTTTCGATAAATCAAATTTTATTCAATGCGATTATTGGATAGATGATCAAGCATACATTGTTGAGAGAGGAAAGAAATTATTCAAACTTGAACATTTTTCTTTAAAAGGAATGCATAATCTTCAAAATCTTTTATTGGTAATTGCAGCAGCTAGAAAAGTTGGATTATCTGGGAAGAAGATTAAAGATTCTTTATCTAATTACAAACAATTACCCCATAGGATGGAAACAATTTATAAAAATAATGATCTGGAAATAATTAATGATAGTAAAGCTACAAATTTTGACTCATCTATTGCAGGAATTAATTCAATTGAAGGTCAAATAATAATCATTGCTGGGGGTAGATTAAAAGGGCATGAATATAGTGAGTGGATAAAAGTTTTAAAGAAAAAAGTTAAATGTGTTTTCCTTTTTGGAGAAAGCTCAAAAGTCCTTAAAATGGCGCTTATTAATGAAGGATTTAAAAAAAATATTTTTGAATTTTCAGAACTAAAAGAGCTTTTAAATTTTGTTTTTCATTATTTACAAAATAATAGGTTTGGAACATTATTATTCTCACCTTCATGCTCTAGTTTTGATCAATTTAAAAATTATGAAGAGCGTGGAGATTATTTCAAGAAACTAATAAGTGAAAAATTAAAGGTTAATAAATCCATTTTTTGTTAA
- a CDS encoding pyridoxamine 5'-phosphate oxidase family protein: MPDNNLPSWRQDLKSSRKKEGKSPSNRWIQLATVSEENEPRLRTVVFRGWHKDSSMIIFTDRRSEKIGHLKSNHNAEILWFFLKSKSQYRFKGKIHELSDNKNYWDLLSEKSKSSWFWGSPGEKINPKVQSTYETLSNLPKSENFVVLNFEIDSVDLLKLEQPVHKRYLWEKIKKWEKVEINP; this comes from the coding sequence ATGCCTGATAACAACTTACCCAGTTGGAGGCAAGATTTAAAATCTTCTAGAAAAAAAGAGGGCAAATCACCCTCTAATAGATGGATACAGCTTGCAACAGTCAGCGAAGAAAATGAGCCAAGATTAAGAACAGTTGTTTTCAGAGGATGGCATAAAGATAGTTCAATGATTATTTTTACAGATAGAAGAAGTGAAAAAATTGGGCATTTAAAATCTAACCATAATGCAGAAATATTATGGTTCTTTTTGAAAAGCAAATCACAATATAGATTCAAAGGAAAAATACATGAATTAAGTGATAACAAAAATTATTGGGATTTATTATCAGAAAAATCAAAATCTTCTTGGTTTTGGGGATCTCCTGGAGAGAAAATAAACCCAAAAGTCCAATCTACTTATGAAACATTATCCAATCTACCCAAGTCAGAAAATTTTGTAGTTTTAAATTTTGAAATCGATTCAGTAGATCTTCTTAAATTAGAACAGCCTGTTCATAAACGATATCTTTGGGAAAAGATTAAGAAATGGGAAAAAGTTGAAATTAATCCTTAA
- a CDS encoding DUF2214 family protein has protein sequence MLFGTLFTGEIAKSALVAYVHYLGIILCFGSLLFERLTLKVGLNRNETISMIIADLVYGLAGVAILVTGILRVKYFGQGGDFYTGNPVFWIKVSLYILVGLLSLYPTTTYILWAIPLSKNKLPEISENLVKRFRLIITTELVGFATIPLFATLMARGVGLG, from the coding sequence ATGTTATTCGGAACGCTATTTACAGGTGAAATTGCTAAAAGTGCATTAGTAGCATATGTTCATTATTTAGGAATTATTTTGTGTTTCGGTTCTCTTTTATTTGAAAGATTGACTCTCAAAGTAGGTCTTAATAGGAATGAGACGATCTCAATGATAATTGCAGACTTAGTTTATGGTTTGGCAGGAGTTGCAATATTAGTTACTGGAATTTTGCGTGTTAAGTATTTTGGTCAAGGAGGTGATTTCTATACAGGTAATCCTGTGTTTTGGATAAAGGTTTCTCTTTACATTCTGGTAGGATTACTTTCTTTATACCCAACAACAACCTATATCTTATGGGCCATTCCATTAAGTAAGAATAAATTACCTGAAATATCTGAGAATCTAGTTAAGAGGTTCAGACTAATCATTACTACTGAACTAGTAGGCTTTGCAACAATACCGTTATTTGCCACTCTTATGGCTAGAGGTGTAGGTTTAGGTTGA
- a CDS encoding GAF domain-containing protein has protein sequence MQNLVSKKEEEERRLKALAEYRILGTKPESCYDDITKIAATTCNVPISLMTLVDKDKQWFKSKIGLQISETKRDWSFCTHAIKENSPLIIHDAFQDERFINNPLVTGDPKIRFYAGFPLRNSDGNKLGTLCVIDRKPGNLTTQQFNIMELLSKQIVSFLELRKKSLNLLDALSNLHKQEGILSVCSYCREVKNKEGDWMHLEKYLSKISDIRFSHGVCDNCMEKHFPDVIEVWNKKDFFEDGQKRFLES, from the coding sequence ATGCAGAATCTTGTATCAAAAAAAGAAGAAGAAGAAAGAAGATTAAAAGCTTTAGCAGAATATAGGATTTTGGGAACTAAGCCAGAATCATGTTATGACGATATTACAAAAATTGCTGCTACAACCTGTAATGTGCCTATTTCTTTAATGACTTTGGTAGACAAAGATAAACAATGGTTTAAATCCAAAATAGGACTTCAAATATCAGAAACTAAAAGAGATTGGTCTTTTTGTACACATGCAATAAAAGAAAATAGTCCATTAATTATTCATGATGCTTTCCAAGATGAAAGATTTATAAATAATCCATTGGTAACTGGAGATCCAAAGATTCGTTTTTATGCAGGTTTTCCCCTTAGAAATAGTGATGGTAATAAGCTTGGAACTCTTTGTGTAATAGATAGAAAGCCAGGAAATTTAACTACACAACAATTTAATATTATGGAATTATTATCCAAGCAAATAGTTTCATTTTTAGAGCTTAGAAAAAAGTCATTAAATTTGCTAGATGCATTATCTAATTTGCATAAACAGGAAGGGATTTTATCTGTATGTTCATATTGCAGAGAAGTGAAAAATAAGGAGGGCGATTGGATGCATTTAGAAAAATATCTTTCGAAAATTAGTGATATTAGATTCAGTCATGGGGTTTGTGATAATTGTATGGAAAAACATTTCCCAGATGTAATAGAAGTATGGAATAAAAAGGATTTTTTTGAAGATGGTCAAAAAAGGTTTTTAGAGTCCTAG
- a CDS encoding NAD-dependent DNA ligase: protein MNNLLVRDVKYLDEQYRIGEGIISDDAFKQLEKLFITVDQEHNYFNQKNNKLLPKLAKENYKEFLESLLTKTRLSIQPKIDGCAIAIRYIDGKFNKAITKKGFDVSSKIKQIKNVPDCIPIKRDFQIRGELYATNKVAGISQRITRKYLNDKKEIGESLRFCCFQILNGRLNQYETLNYLKKCGFSTPDSYFTNHTSEIQIYKKNWLEKKIFAKYPTNGIVIKINSRKLQLIREKSLSQNNEWQYAIEK from the coding sequence ATGAATAATTTATTAGTGAGAGATGTTAAGTATCTTGATGAACAATACAGAATAGGTGAAGGCATAATTTCGGATGATGCATTTAAGCAACTTGAAAAGCTCTTTATTACTGTTGATCAAGAGCATAACTACTTTAATCAAAAAAATAATAAACTTTTGCCAAAATTAGCCAAAGAAAACTATAAAGAATTTTTGGAAAGTTTATTAACAAAAACTAGATTAAGTATTCAACCAAAAATTGATGGATGTGCTATTGCAATTAGATATATAGATGGCAAGTTTAATAAAGCTATTACAAAAAAAGGATTTGATGTCTCAAGCAAAATTAAACAAATTAAAAATGTCCCCGATTGTATTCCTATCAAACGAGATTTTCAAATTAGAGGTGAACTATACGCTACAAACAAAGTTGCCGGTATTTCCCAAAGAATTACAAGAAAATACCTCAATGATAAGAAAGAGATTGGAGAAAGTCTCCGCTTTTGCTGTTTCCAAATACTTAATGGAAGACTTAATCAATACGAAACCCTTAACTATCTTAAAAAATGTGGCTTCAGTACCCCTGACAGTTACTTCACAAATCATACAAGCGAAATCCAAATATATAAAAAAAATTGGTTAGAGAAAAAAATATTTGCGAAATATCCAACTAATGGGATAGTTATAAAAATAAATAGTAGGAAATTACAGTTAATTAGAGAGAAAAGTTTATCTCAAAATAACGAATGGCAATATGCAATTGAAAAATAA
- a CDS encoding isoprenylcysteine carboxylmethyltransferase family protein encodes MKLNQIINLHKGLTAFVVIGLMIFFDNFTIAPFVYLALHGTYGLLWLLKEKIFPDPYFKEKINFLTSVTGFIFLGSYWVAPYILISSQKSVPNIVIAASVSINIIGVFLHFASDAQKYFSLKLKKDLIKEGFFKNIRNTNYLGEILIYLSFAILSMSFIPLVILAIFFSIVFLPRMIKKDKSLSKYDSFEEYKKKSGLILPKLNA; translated from the coding sequence ATGAAACTTAATCAGATAATTAATCTACATAAAGGTCTCACTGCATTTGTAGTGATAGGTCTTATGATTTTTTTTGATAATTTTACGATCGCTCCCTTCGTTTATTTAGCTCTGCATGGTACTTATGGATTACTTTGGCTTCTAAAAGAAAAGATATTCCCAGATCCTTATTTTAAAGAAAAAATCAATTTTTTAACTTCAGTTACTGGTTTTATTTTTCTTGGAAGTTACTGGGTAGCTCCCTACATTCTTATCTCATCTCAGAAATCTGTTCCAAATATCGTAATAGCTGCATCTGTATCTATAAATATAATTGGTGTGTTTCTACACTTTGCTAGTGATGCCCAAAAATATTTTTCTCTTAAATTAAAAAAAGATCTAATTAAAGAAGGATTTTTCAAAAATATAAGGAATACAAATTATCTAGGAGAAATACTAATTTATCTATCATTCGCGATACTTTCAATGAGTTTCATACCATTAGTAATTCTTGCAATATTTTTCTCTATAGTTTTTCTACCAAGAATGATAAAAAAAGATAAATCGCTCTCAAAATATGATTCATTCGAAGAATACAAAAAGAAAAGTGGTCTTATATTGCCTAAATTAAATGCCTGA
- a CDS encoding oxidoreductase: protein MTATISRPKISNWATSNIPNLIGKTALITGANSGLGYFTAKALAEKNAHVVIACRSLEKANQTIKKLKGLNPEGLFTPLELDFSDLKNIVEVQSKIFDNFENLDLLINNAGIMHPPKTLSAQGYEIQFAVNHLAHMLLTLKLLPIIEKKEESRIVTVTSGAQFFGKVGWENLKAENYYNKWESYSNSKLANVMFALELNENLKHKNILSLAAHPGIAKTNLFTAQKPNPSPLEIFSLELFSPIFQTAEMGALPQLFAATSPDARGGEHYGPRFNFRGHPKLSPTSPFAMNKKERKNLWEKSLEILSDFL, encoded by the coding sequence ATGACTGCCACTATTTCAAGACCTAAAATTTCTAACTGGGCAACATCTAATATTCCAAACCTTATAGGCAAAACAGCGCTAATTACTGGTGCGAATAGTGGTCTTGGATACTTCACTGCAAAGGCCTTAGCAGAAAAAAATGCTCATGTTGTTATAGCTTGTAGATCCCTTGAAAAAGCTAATCAAACTATCAAAAAACTTAAAGGTCTTAATCCTGAAGGATTATTTACACCTTTAGAATTAGATTTTTCAGATTTAAAAAATATTGTTGAAGTTCAGTCCAAAATTTTTGATAATTTTGAAAATTTGGATTTACTAATTAATAATGCAGGCATTATGCATCCGCCTAAAACTCTTAGTGCCCAGGGATATGAAATACAATTTGCAGTTAATCATCTAGCCCACATGCTTTTGACCCTAAAGCTACTTCCAATTATTGAAAAAAAAGAAGAATCTAGAATAGTGACGGTTACTTCTGGTGCACAATTTTTTGGCAAAGTTGGTTGGGAAAATCTTAAAGCTGAGAACTATTACAACAAATGGGAATCTTACTCCAATAGCAAATTGGCAAATGTAATGTTTGCTTTGGAACTAAATGAAAACTTAAAGCACAAAAATATACTTTCTTTAGCTGCTCATCCAGGAATTGCAAAAACAAATCTCTTTACTGCTCAAAAACCTAACCCTAGTCCATTAGAAATTTTCTCCTTGGAATTATTTAGTCCAATTTTTCAAACTGCTGAGATGGGTGCTTTACCTCAACTTTTTGCAGCTACTTCACCAGATGCAAGAGGCGGTGAACATTATGGTCCTAGATTTAATTTCAGAGGTCATCCAAAACTATCTCCTACTTCTCCTTTCGCTATGAATAAAAAAGAAAGAAAAAATTTATGGGAAAAAAGCCTCGAAATACTTAGTGACTTCTTATAA